In Eupeodes corollae chromosome 3, idEupCoro1.1, whole genome shotgun sequence, a single genomic region encodes these proteins:
- the LOC129950659 gene encoding putative nuclease HARBI1, translating to MSSLKKRFEDGEFEHFILVEDSGYPNTTFLATPFLNVTNAVENLYNESQIRTRNCVERSYGVWKRRFPVLATGLRCRLDTVQSVIVACAVLHNIAIDQNESQPPPEMYDFANILAATDVPSDTLLGSASATTHNVRARLMRSYFQPMLDS from the coding sequence ATGTCGAGTCTAAAGAAACGGTTCGAAGACGGAGAGTTCGAGCATTTTATCCTTGTTGAAGATTCGGGCTATCCAAATACCACCTTTCTTGCAACACCATTTCTTAATGTCACAAACGCAGTAGAAAACTTGTATAACGAATCACAAATTCGCACTCGCAATTGTGTCGAACGTTCATATGGCGTTTGGAAAAGGCGGTTTCCAGTTTTAGCAACTGGATTGAGGTGTAGGCTTGACACTGTTCAATCAGTAATAGTGGCTTGTGCCGTTCTCCATAACATTGCCATCGACCAAAACGAATCGCAACCGCCACCGGAGATGTATGATTTTGCTAATATACTGGCCGCTACAGATGTTCCTTCAGATACGCTTTTGGGATCAGCTTCCGCAACTACTCATAACGTTCGCGCTCGATTGATGCGTTCATATTTTCAGCCAATGTTAGATAGCtaa